From one Rhodamnia argentea isolate NSW1041297 chromosome 1, ASM2092103v1, whole genome shotgun sequence genomic stretch:
- the LOC115725873 gene encoding uncharacterized protein LOC115725873, with product MKSRATREIVTEFEEAGIEEEANDSPDLVVGSTDAVLYEHEAANEDADSNSESLSGLDIDDFEVTNGISSLMVNRYDSTCDHNEKMFSVGMRFESHEQFKNAVKRAIWKALSDIRGPIEEQYVMLRSYLAELKRVSKEGTFFIEVNPTTKVFEKFYVGFNELKKGFLAGCMRVIGLDGCFLKTGMKGMLLCAVGRDGNNQMFPIAWAVVEVESEASWTWFLTLLFIDPSMGTGEGWTFISDQQKGLMNAVSCLSPQAEYRNCARHIYANWKKLHKGDALKNLFWRAVRCTFQAEFDLEMANLKEECPKGYEDFMRQGPKHFCKAFIKTGTKCDAVDNNLSETFNGYLCIPRTKPILKMLEEIRTMLMDRMAKRSQLMMDRIDPICPRIRMKLEKTKLESKCCTARAAMGNNFEVQVFDNRFVVDLARKTCACREWDLSGIPCKHAICCISFMKFDINDYVDDCFKKDAYEKCYQYFLPAMNGQQMWPKAKIGRPKKATGVRDGTRGSKPSNRDSAIIRNERAQA from the exons ATGAAGAGTCGGGCAACAAGGGAGATCGTGACAGAATTCGAAGAAGCGGGAATAGAAGAGGAGGCAAATGACAGTCCAGATTTAGTTGTGGGTTCCACCGATGCTGTTTTATACGAACATGAGGCAGCTAATGAAGATGCAGATTCTAATAGTGAATCTCTAAGTGGACTCGATATTGATGATTTTGAAGTAACCAATGGCATATCAAGCCTAATGGTTAATAGGTATGATTCTACGTGTGACCATAATGAGAAAATGTTTAGTGTAGGCATGAGATTTGAATCTCATGAACAGTTCAAGAATGCTGTGAAAAG AGCTATATGGAAAGCTCTTAGTGATATAAGGGGCCCGATAGAGGAGCAATATGTTATGTTGAGATCTTATTTGGCGGAGCTCAAGAGAGTTAGCAAGGAGGGAACATTTTTTATAGAAGTCAACCCAACAACCAAAgtatttgagaaattttatgTGGGTTTTAATGAGTTGAAAAAGGGCTTTTTAGCAGGATGTATGCGTGTCATTGGCTTAGATGGGTGCTTTCTTAAGACTGGAATGAAGGGCATGTTGTTATGCGCTGTAGGACGAgatggaaataatcaaatgtttCCAATAGCTTGGGCAGTTGTGGAAGTTGAGTCCGAGGCATCTTGGACTTGGTTTCTCACCCTCTTATTCATAGACCCGAGCATGGGCACGGGTGAAGGTTGGACTTTTATTAGTGATCAACAAAAG GGACTAATGAACGCAGTTTCATGTTTATCTCCACAAGCTGAGTATCGAAATTGTGCAAGACACATATATgctaattggaaaaaattgcacaaagGAGACGCTCTTAAGAATCTCTTTTGGAGAGCTGTGAGGTGTACATTTCAAGCTGAATTTGACCTAGAAATGGCGAATTTGAAGGAGGAGTGCCCTAAAGGTTATGAAGACTTTATGAGGCAAGGCCCTAAGCATTTCTGTAAGGCTTTCATCAAGACAGGTACAAAGTGTGATGCGGTTGATAATAACTTAAGTGAAACCTTCAACGGATACCTTTGCATACCAAGAACAAAACCCATACTTAAGATGCTTGAAGAAATAAGAACTATGTTGATGGACAGGATGGCAAAGAGAAGTCAGTTAATGATGGATCGAATAGATCCAATTTGCCCAAGGATTAGAATGAAGTTGGAGAAGACTAAGCTGGAGAGCAAGTGTTGTACTGCTAGAGCGGCAATGGGGAATAACTTTGAGGTTCAAGTTTTTGACAATAGATTTGTGGTAGACTTGGCTAGGAAGACCTGTGCTTGTAGGGAGTGGGATTTATCTGGAATACCATGTAAACATGCAATATGTTGCATTAGTTTCATGAAGTTCGATATCAATGATTATGTTGATGATTGTTTCAAGAAAGATGCTTATGAGAAATGTTATCAATATTTCCTCCCAGCCATGAATGGACAACAAATGTGGCCCAAA GCAAAAATAGGAAGACCAAAGAAGGCTACGGGTGTGCGGGACGGTACACGGGGTAGTAAACCATCTAATAGGGACTCTGCTATCATCAGAAATGAGAGAGCACAG GCTTGA